A genome region from Trichosurus vulpecula isolate mTriVul1 chromosome 5, mTriVul1.pri, whole genome shotgun sequence includes the following:
- the PDE1B gene encoding calcium/calmodulin-dependent 3',5'-cyclic nucleotide phosphodiesterase 1B: MELSPGSPQEMLEPDCTSPLELKSAPSKKMWIKLRSLLRYMVKQLENGEVNIEELKKNLEYTASLLEAVYIDETRQILDTEDELQELRSDAVPSEVRDWLASTFTQQTRAKGRRAEEKPKFRSIVHAVQAGIFVERMFRRTYTSVGPTYSNAVINCLKTLDHWCFDVFSLNRVADDHALRTIVFELLTRHNLISRFKLPTVFLMTFLDALEVGYGKYKNPYHNQIHAADVTQTVHCFLLRTGMVHCLSEIEVLAIIFAAAIHDYEHTGTTNSFHIQTKSECAILYNDRSVLENHHISSVFRMMQDDEMNIFINLTKDEFVELRSLVIEMVLATDMSCHFQQVKSMKTSLQQLERIDKSKALSLLLHAADISHPTKQWSVHSRWTKALMEEFFRQGDKEAELGLPFSPLCDRTSTLVAQSQIGFIDFIVEPTFSVLTDVAEKSVQPLVDDGSKTKTKPREPGDLNPDLVSFRTTWTKYIQENKQKWKERAASGITNQTSIDELSPCEEEAPSSPAEELSQNGNLD, encoded by the exons GCTGCGCTACATGGTCAAGCAACTGGAGAATGGGGAAGTGAACATTGAGGAGCTGAAGAAGAACCTGGAGTACACGGCTTCGCTGCTGGAAGCTGTCTACATTGATGAGACCCG ACAAATACTGGACACTGAAGATGAGTTACAGGAGCTCCGCTCAGATGCTGTGCCCTCCGAGGTTAGGGACTGGCTGgcgtccaccttcacccaacagACTCGAGCCAAGGGCAGACGAGCGGAGGAGAAGCCAAAATTCCGAAGCATTGTCCATGCTGTGCAGGCTGGGATATTTGTGGAGCG gatGTTCCGGAGAACCTACACCTCCGTGGGCCCCACCTACTCCAATGCTGTTATCAACTGTCTTAAG ACCCTGGACCATTGGTGCTTCGATGTCTTTTCCCTGAACCGGGTGGCAGATGACCATGCCCTGAGGACCATTGTCTTTGAGCTGCTGACTCGACACAACCTCATCAGCCGCTTTAAG CTTCCCACTGTGTTCTTAATGACGTTCCTGGATGCCCTGGAGGTGGGTTATGGGAAGTACAAGAATCCCTACCACAACCAGATTCATGCAGCTGATGTCACTCAAACAGTCCACTGCTTCCTCCTCCGCACGGGGATGGTG cacTGCCTGTCGGAGATTGAGGTCCTGGCCATCATCTTTGCTGCTGCCATCCATGACTATGAGCACACAGGCACCACCAATAGCTTCCACATCCAGACCAA GTCAGAATGTGCCATCCTGTATAACGACCGCTCAGTGCTGGAGAATCACCACATTAGCTCTGTCTTCCGAATGATGCAAGATGATGAGATGAACATCTTTATCAATCTCACCAAGGATGAGTTTGT AGAGCTTCGATCCCTGGTCATTGAGATGGTGCTGGCCACAGACATGTCCTGTCACTTTCAGCAAGTCAAGTCCATGAAGACTTCTCTGCAACAGCTGGAGAG GATTGACAAATCCAAGGCCCTGTCCCTCCTGCTCCATGCTGCTGACATCAGCCACCCTACCAAGCAGTGGTCAGTCCACAGCCGGTGGACCAAGGCCCTCATGGAAGAATTCTTCCGGCAG GGGGAcaaagaggcagagctgggcctGCCCTTCTCCCCACTCTGTGACCGAACTTCTACCCTGGTGGCTCAGTCCCAAATCG GTTTCATTGACTTCATTGTGGAACCTACTTTCTCTGTTCTGACCGATGTGGCTGAGAAGAGCGTCCAACCCTTGGTAGATGATGGCTCTAAGACAAAGACAAAGCCTAG GGAACCTGGGGACCTCAACCCTGACCTGGTCAGCTTTCGTACTACCTGGACCAAATACATTCAGGAGAACAAACAGAAATGGAAGGAGCGAGCTGCTAGTG GCATCACCAATCAGACTTCCATCGATGAGCTGTCCCCATGTGAAGAGGAGGCTCCTTCGTCCCCTGCTGAGGAGCTCAGTCAGAATGGGAACCTGGATTAG